In Cicer arietinum cultivar CDC Frontier isolate Library 1 chromosome 7, Cicar.CDCFrontier_v2.0, whole genome shotgun sequence, a single window of DNA contains:
- the LOC101506348 gene encoding uncharacterized protein translates to MYIIIHYLDLLVIEKMGACYSYNTSPKLKNNITVIHFNGFVEYFDQPTSASQVIGNTPKHFLCTSIQLLSSFYKPLKGDSQLQSGQLYFLLPFSILQASDFSPVDMACLAKRLTAKAKIKPCDNKKSSTVTPLLSQTNWTTSPARSPCRMQPWKPILDTITEKPFNTRSESDLQDITINV, encoded by the coding sequence ATGTATATTATTATTCACTACTTAGATTTGTTAGTCATAGAGAAAATGGGGGCATGTTATTCATACAACACGTCCCCTAAACTCAAAAACAATATCACAGTAATTCACTTCAATGGTTTTGTTGAGTATTTTGATCAACCAACTTCAGCAAGCCAAGTTATTGGAAATACACCAAAACACTTTCTTTGTACCTCAATTCAACTTCTTTCATCATTCTACAAACCATTGAAAGGAGATAGTCAACTCCAATCTGGTCAACTATATTTCCTTCTACCATTCTCAATACTACAAGCTTCTGATTTTTCTCCTGTTGATATGGCTTGTCTAGCAAAGAGGCTCACTGCAAAAGCCAAAATCAAGCcatgtgataataaaaaatctTCAACAGTTACTCCTTTACTTAGCCAAACAAATTGGACTACTTCTCCTGCAAGGAGTCCTTGTAGAATGCAGCCATGGAAACCTATTTTGGATACTATTACAGAAAAACCATTCAACACCAGAAGTGAATCAGATTTGCAAGATATCACTATCAATGTTTAG